The following are from one region of the Vibrio rarus genome:
- a CDS encoding BREX-1 system adenine-specific DNA-methyltransferase PglX codes for MRQALDKILRKKLEDTVVKARDIVEKAVFEALQRLGVAETQAPSYLSEEERTLRNKLRAHARQLGDKLKDGKQKTERLINEMAYEHWHRMLFARYLEQNDLLMYDEYTPVSLDECFELAEEEPDCKDGWELAGRLAQKMLPQIFRVDSPVFDIKLSMNRVEELESLIVQLDPQTYQAQDSLGWCYQFWQTKKKDQVNKSGVKIGAQELSPVTQLFTEPYMVSFLLDNALGAWWANKRLSQDDLIRANNEQELRELAAIPGVPLEYLRFTKEESADSEQKAESWKPAAGGFEKWPEHLSELKTLDPCCGSGHFLVAVFLMLVPMRMQLEGLSEKQAVDAVLRDNIHGLELDQRCVELAAFALALEAWRYPNAGGYRVLPELQLACSGMSIAEAQKEWKDLAKGDEALTDAITWMQDTFKDAPTLGSLIDPVKALKDSQLTPWRYFQQAIPNKSEASREAKVFTQGLVKVAEILSGNYQWVVTNVPYLSRSKQSKTLREFCEKYYLEASNDLATVFLERSLQQTSKSGVVSVVIPQNWLFLTTYKTFRDKLLKFSSWNFLCRLGAKGFQTPMWDFNVQLLTLTNSLPNNSYSFVGVDVSKESAAIDKQVALPKVNIQEVNQLGQMKNPDSMIQLEASSKLGYMRDYLNSYQGLSSGDDLRLKRAIWELDYRNRVAQWEFMQGSCQGKGVFSGRDNLISKQVTNGLLKLGALRGKDAWKKKGISIDRVASLYPSLYQGDYFHSLVPTLIPKDEKHLSAIWAFASSEEMVNSVRQMNQSLSVDNGYFERFQVDIEHWVSVSNQQFPKGLPLPYSDDPTQWVFHGHPCASVIWDEESKTTAVTKLREDDTVLQVTVARLLGYQWPAELDPEMELAPEMREVMKKKEDFAGLIDDDGIVCIPAVRGEKTAAKRLEAILHKAYGNEWTSSVEQNLLKAVKAKDLESWLRDKFFDQHSKLFQHRPFIWQVWDGLKDGFSALVNYHKLDYKGLERLIYTYLDDWISTQKRDLADDKDGADIRLNHAEILKTQLEAILSGEKGLDIFVRWKPLAEQPIGWNPDLNDGVRLNIRPFMLAKDVGKKGAGVLRGKPNIHWKKDRGTDVASAPWFDLGPVYGEKEGSRINDHHLTLAEKKAAREQAND; via the coding sequence ATGAGACAAGCATTAGATAAAATACTGCGTAAAAAGTTAGAAGATACGGTTGTTAAAGCCCGTGATATTGTAGAAAAAGCCGTATTTGAAGCGCTACAACGTTTGGGTGTGGCAGAGACTCAAGCTCCAAGCTATTTAAGCGAAGAAGAACGTACGCTGCGTAATAAGTTGCGTGCCCATGCTCGTCAGCTCGGCGACAAACTAAAAGATGGCAAGCAAAAAACTGAGCGACTAATCAACGAAATGGCCTATGAGCACTGGCATCGTATGCTGTTTGCTCGTTACCTAGAACAAAACGACCTATTGATGTATGACGAGTACACGCCAGTCTCGCTAGATGAATGTTTTGAGCTGGCAGAAGAAGAGCCTGATTGTAAAGACGGTTGGGAACTTGCAGGTCGCTTAGCTCAAAAAATGCTGCCACAGATTTTCCGTGTGGACTCACCTGTATTCGATATCAAGCTATCGATGAACCGCGTGGAAGAGTTAGAAAGTCTGATTGTTCAGCTAGATCCTCAAACCTACCAAGCGCAAGACAGCTTAGGTTGGTGTTACCAGTTCTGGCAAACCAAGAAGAAAGATCAGGTTAATAAGTCAGGTGTGAAAATTGGTGCACAGGAACTAAGCCCTGTTACCCAGCTATTTACAGAACCTTACATGGTGAGCTTCTTACTCGACAATGCGCTTGGGGCTTGGTGGGCCAATAAACGCCTTTCTCAAGATGATTTAATCCGCGCAAACAATGAGCAAGAACTTCGTGAGTTAGCGGCTATTCCTGGGGTTCCTCTAGAGTATCTTCGTTTTACTAAGGAAGAGAGTGCCGACAGCGAACAAAAAGCAGAATCATGGAAACCAGCAGCGGGTGGGTTTGAAAAATGGCCTGAGCACTTGTCGGAGCTAAAAACACTCGATCCTTGTTGTGGCTCTGGTCACTTCCTAGTGGCTGTTTTCCTAATGCTTGTCCCTATGCGTATGCAACTTGAAGGATTGTCAGAGAAGCAAGCGGTTGATGCGGTACTGCGCGATAACATTCATGGCCTTGAGCTTGATCAACGCTGTGTAGAGCTGGCGGCATTTGCGCTGGCTTTAGAAGCGTGGCGTTACCCAAATGCGGGTGGTTACCGTGTGTTACCTGAGCTGCAATTAGCCTGTTCAGGTATGTCGATTGCTGAAGCACAAAAAGAGTGGAAAGATTTAGCGAAAGGTGATGAAGCATTAACAGATGCTATTACTTGGATGCAGGATACTTTTAAAGATGCTCCTACGTTAGGGAGTTTGATTGATCCAGTTAAAGCTTTAAAAGACAGCCAGTTAACGCCGTGGAGATATTTTCAACAAGCAATTCCAAATAAATCCGAAGCTAGTCGCGAAGCAAAAGTTTTTACGCAAGGGTTGGTCAAAGTTGCTGAGATCTTATCGGGGAATTATCAGTGGGTTGTAACAAATGTACCTTATTTGAGTCGTAGTAAACAAAGTAAGACTTTAAGAGAGTTTTGCGAAAAATATTACCTTGAAGCAAGTAATGATTTAGCGACAGTATTCTTGGAGCGTAGCCTCCAGCAAACCAGTAAATCTGGAGTGGTTAGTGTTGTAATTCCTCAAAACTGGTTGTTTTTGACGACATATAAAACGTTCAGAGACAAACTTCTTAAATTTAGCAGCTGGAATTTTCTTTGTCGCTTGGGTGCAAAAGGGTTTCAAACTCCTATGTGGGATTTTAATGTGCAGCTATTAACTTTAACTAATTCTTTGCCAAATAATTCTTACTCATTTGTGGGGGTTGATGTATCTAAAGAATCAGCAGCTATAGATAAACAAGTAGCGCTTCCCAAGGTAAATATTCAAGAAGTAAATCAACTAGGTCAAATGAAAAATCCAGATTCTATGATTCAGTTAGAGGCTAGCTCGAAACTAGGTTATATGAGGGACTATCTAAACTCATATCAAGGACTCAGTTCTGGTGACGACTTGAGGTTAAAGCGAGCAATATGGGAGTTAGATTATCGTAACAGAGTTGCGCAGTGGGAGTTTATGCAAGGCTCATGTCAAGGTAAGGGCGTCTTTTCTGGTAGAGATAACTTAATTAGTAAGCAAGTAACCAATGGTCTATTAAAATTAGGTGCATTGAGAGGTAAGGATGCTTGGAAGAAGAAAGGTATATCTATAGATCGAGTGGCTTCACTTTACCCCTCTTTGTATCAAGGTGATTATTTTCATAGCCTTGTGCCTACGTTGATACCAAAAGATGAAAAACATCTCTCGGCTATTTGGGCATTTGCTTCGTCTGAAGAAATGGTGAATTCAGTTAGACAGATGAATCAATCATTAAGTGTTGACAATGGATACTTTGAAAGATTTCAGGTTGACATTGAACATTGGGTGAGTGTATCAAATCAACAGTTTCCAAAAGGTCTTCCTTTACCTTATTCAGATGATCCTACTCAATGGGTGTTTCACGGCCACCCATGCGCATCAGTTATTTGGGATGAAGAATCTAAAACGACGGCTGTAACTAAACTGCGCGAAGATGACACTGTGCTACAAGTTACTGTCGCTCGTTTACTTGGCTATCAATGGCCTGCCGAACTTGATCCTGAAATGGAGCTTGCGCCAGAAATGCGCGAAGTGATGAAGAAGAAAGAAGACTTTGCTGGCTTGATTGACGATGACGGTATTGTTTGTATTCCAGCAGTGCGTGGCGAGAAAACAGCGGCTAAGCGTTTAGAAGCAATCTTACATAAAGCCTACGGAAACGAGTGGACAAGTTCAGTTGAACAAAATCTACTTAAAGCAGTAAAAGCGAAAGATCTTGAAAGCTGGTTGCGAGACAAGTTCTTTGACCAACACTCTAAACTGTTCCAACACCGTCCATTTATTTGGCAAGTTTGGGACGGCTTAAAAGACGGCTTCTCAGCTCTTGTTAACTACCATAAGCTTGATTACAAAGGACTTGAACGCCTGATTTATACTTACCTAGATGACTGGATCAGTACCCAGAAACGCGACCTAGCTGACGACAAAGATGGTGCAGATATTCGCCTAAATCATGCTGAAATTTTAAAGACTCAACTTGAAGCTATTTTGTCTGGAGAAAAAGGCTTGGATATCTTCGTGCGCTGGAAACCATTAGCAGAGCAACCTATTGGTTGGAACCCAGACTTGAATGATGGGGTACGTCTCAACATCCGCCCATTTATGCTAGCAAAAGACGTGGGTAAAAAAGGCGCTGGTGTACTTCGTGGCAAGCCAAACATCCACTGGAAAAAAGACCGAGGTACAGACGTAGCTTCCGCTCCATGGTTTGATCTTGGCCCAGTCTATGGTGAGAAAGAGGGTAGTCGTATTAACGATCATCATCTAACGCTTGCTGAAAAGAAAGCAGCTAGGGAACAAGCGAATGATTAA
- a CDS encoding BREX-1 system adenine-specific DNA-methyltransferase PglX: protein MRTALDKTLRKKLEDTVIKARDIVEAAVNEVLERLGVAESQAPSYLTEEQRKLRNKLRAHARQLGDRLLDGKQGTERLANEMAYEHWHRMLFARYLEQNDLLMYDEHTPVTLDECVELAEQEPDCKDGWELAGRLAQKMLPQIFRVDSPVFDIKLSMNRVEELESLIAQLDPQTYQAQDSLGWCYQFWQTKKKDQVNKSGVKIGAQELSPVTQLFTEPYMVSFLLDNALGAWWANKRLSQDDLIRANNEQELRELAAIPGVPLEYLRFSKEEEATQWKPAAGGFEKWPEHLSELKTLDPCCGSGHFLVAVFLMLVPMRMQLEGLSEKQAVDAVLRDNIHGLELDQRCVELAAFALALEAWRYPNAGGYRVLPELQLACSGMSITEAQKEWKDLAKGDEALTDAIAWMQDTFKDASTLGSLINPLKVLSDDKSKPWEVLQHRLANQMDVDFESKSVAQGLLKAASLLVDKYQWVITNVPYLSKSKHTDVLKQEIEDNYPLSKSDLATVFLEKSFELSKTGGVSSIVLPQNWLFLTSYKHLRKYLLENYTWISVCRLGSGAFETISGEVVQVVLLQMRKSHPLETNVIASIDVSDFKYVQQKSNSLRYGDPEFGIQVNQLKNPDSRINFKQEYGELLEESAGCYQGISPADFPRFGRNFSEVNANGWVHWQSTVKQTLHFGGRELVLNLSDVKYKAEVEGTAYIRGTEAWGKKCITISAMGDLPVTLGTGEASDTNVAQMVINDSKALPALWCYAESGELSRQIREIDQALKVTNSTMLKVGFELSKWEHIAKYLYPNGLPKPYSNDLTQWIFHGHPCASVIWDKDSKTTAVAYLRQDDTALQVAVARLLGYQWPAELNPEMELAPEMREVMKKNADFAGLIDDDGIVCIPAVRGEKTAAKRLEAILHKAYGDEWTTSVEQNLLKAVKAKDLESWLRDKFFDQHSKLFQHRPFIWQVWDGLKDGFSALVNYHKLDYKGLERLIYTYLDDWISTQKRDLADDKDGADIRLNHAEILKTQLEAILSGEKGLDIFVRWKPLAEQPIGWNPDLNDGVRLNIRPFMLAKDVGKKGAGVLRGKPNIHWKKDRGTDVASAPWFDLGLVYGEKEGSRINDHYLTLAEKKAAREQS from the coding sequence ATGAGAACAGCACTAGATAAAACACTTCGTAAAAAACTTGAAGATACAGTAATTAAAGCCCGTGACATTGTAGAGGCTGCCGTTAATGAAGTCCTAGAGCGCCTAGGCGTAGCAGAAAGTCAGGCGCCAAGTTATCTGACTGAAGAGCAACGCAAATTAAGAAATAAATTACGCGCCCATGCACGACAGTTGGGTGATCGCCTGCTAGACGGTAAGCAAGGGACAGAGCGCTTGGCTAATGAGATGGCGTATGAGCATTGGCATCGCATGCTGTTTGCTCGTTACCTAGAGCAAAATGACCTACTGATGTATGACGAGCACACGCCAGTCACATTGGACGAATGTGTTGAGCTGGCAGAACAAGAGCCTGATTGTAAAGACGGTTGGGAACTTGCAGGTCGCTTAGCACAAAAAATGCTGCCACAAATCTTCCGTGTGGACTCGCCTGTTTTCGATATCAAGCTGTCGATGAACCGAGTTGAAGAGTTAGAAAGTCTGATTGCACAACTAGACCCTCAAACCTATCAAGCGCAAGACAGCTTAGGGTGGTGTTACCAGTTTTGGCAAACTAAGAAGAAAGATCAGGTTAATAAGTCAGGTGTGAAAATTGGTGCACAGGAACTAAGCCCTGTTACCCAGCTATTTACAGAACCTTACATGGTGAGCTTCTTACTCGACAATGCGCTTGGGGCTTGGTGGGCCAATAAACGCCTTTCTCAAGATGATTTAATCCGCGCAAACAATGAGCAAGAGCTTCGTGAGTTAGCGGCTATTCCTGGGGTTCCTTTAGAATATCTTCGCTTCTCTAAGGAAGAGGAGGCGACTCAATGGAAACCAGCAGCAGGTGGGTTTGAAAAATGGCCAGAGCATCTATCGGAGCTTAAAACACTCGATCCTTGCTGTGGTTCTGGTCACTTTCTAGTGGCAGTTTTCCTAATGCTTGTACCTATGCGTATGCAACTTGAAGGACTGTCTGAGAAGCAAGCGGTTGACGCGGTACTACGCGATAATATTCACGGCCTTGAGCTTGATCAACGCTGTGTAGAGCTGGCGGCATTTGCATTGGCTTTAGAAGCATGGCGTTATCCAAATGCAGGCGGCTACCGTGTGTTACCAGAGCTTCAATTAGCTTGTTCTGGTATGTCGATTACTGAAGCACAAAAAGAGTGGAAAGATTTAGCGAAAGGTGATGAAGCATTGACCGATGCGATTGCATGGATGCAGGATACCTTTAAAGATGCATCGACTTTGGGTAGTTTAATTAACCCTCTAAAAGTATTAAGTGACGATAAATCAAAACCTTGGGAGGTTCTTCAGCATAGACTTGCGAATCAAATGGATGTTGACTTTGAATCAAAAAGTGTTGCACAAGGTTTATTAAAGGCAGCTAGTTTGTTGGTTGATAAGTACCAATGGGTGATTACAAATGTGCCTTACCTTTCCAAGAGTAAACATACAGATGTACTAAAACAAGAGATTGAAGATAACTATCCACTTTCAAAAAGTGATTTAGCTACGGTATTTTTAGAGAAAAGCTTTGAGCTTAGTAAAACAGGTGGAGTATCAAGTATTGTATTGCCACAAAACTGGCTGTTTCTCACTAGCTATAAGCACCTTCGTAAATATTTACTCGAAAATTATACATGGATTAGTGTTTGTCGACTCGGGAGCGGGGCATTTGAAACTATCTCAGGTGAGGTTGTACAAGTCGTATTACTTCAGATGAGGAAAAGCCATCCATTGGAAACAAATGTTATTGCAAGCATAGATGTGTCAGATTTTAAATATGTTCAGCAAAAAAGTAATTCTTTGAGGTATGGTGATCCTGAATTTGGAATCCAAGTAAATCAACTTAAAAATCCAGATAGTAGAATTAACTTTAAACAAGAGTATGGCGAATTATTAGAGGAATCTGCTGGTTGCTACCAAGGTATTTCACCTGCTGATTTCCCTCGGTTTGGTCGTAATTTTAGTGAAGTTAACGCTAACGGATGGGTTCACTGGCAAAGCACAGTTAAGCAGACGCTTCATTTCGGTGGTCGCGAGCTAGTTCTAAATTTGTCTGATGTTAAATATAAAGCTGAAGTAGAGGGTACAGCGTATATTCGTGGTACAGAAGCTTGGGGGAAAAAATGTATAACCATCAGTGCTATGGGAGATTTACCAGTAACCCTTGGAACAGGAGAAGCATCAGATACAAATGTCGCACAGATGGTTATTAATGACTCTAAGGCATTACCTGCGCTTTGGTGTTATGCCGAGTCAGGTGAGCTATCCCGTCAAATTAGAGAAATCGATCAAGCGTTGAAAGTTACCAATTCTACGATGCTAAAAGTTGGGTTTGAGTTGTCTAAGTGGGAGCACATAGCTAAATATTTATATCCTAATGGATTACCGAAACCATATAGCAACGATTTGACTCAATGGATCTTTCATGGTCACCCATGCGCATCAGTTATTTGGGATAAAGATTCTAAAACGACTGCTGTAGCTTATCTGCGCCAAGATGACACTGCACTTCAAGTCGCTGTCGCTCGTTTACTCGGTTACCAATGGCCTGCGGAACTTAATCCTGAAATGGAACTTGCGCCAGAAATGCGCGAAGTGATGAAGAAGAACGCAGACTTTGCTGGCTTGATTGATGATGACGGGATTGTTTGTATTCCAGCAGTGCGCGGTGAGAAAACCGCAGCTAAGCGTTTAGAAGCTATCTTACACAAAGCCTACGGTGACGAGTGGACAACCTCGGTCGAACAAAACCTACTTAAAGCAGTAAAAGCGAAAGATCTAGAAAGCTGGTTGCGAGACAAGTTCTTTGACCAACACTCTAAACTGTTCCAACACCGTCCATTTATTTGGCAAGTTTGGGACGGCTTAAAAGACGGCTTCTCAGCTCTTGTTAACTACCATAAGCTTGATTACAAAGGACTTGAACGCCTGATTTATACTTACCTAGATGACTGGATCAGTACCCAGAAACGCGACCTAGCTGACGACAAAGATGGTGCAGATATTCGCCTAAATCATGCTGAAATTTTAAAGACTCAACTTGAAGCTATTTTGTCTGGAGAAAAAGGCTTGGATATCTTCGTGCGCTGGAAACCATTAGCAGAGCAACCTATTGGTTGGAACCCAGACTTGAATGATGGGGTACGTCTCAACATCCGCCCATTTATGCTAGCAAAAGACGTGGGTAAAAAAGGCGCTGGTGTACTTCGTGGCAAGCCAAACATCCACTGGAAAAAAGACCGAGGTACAGACGTAGCTTCCGCTCCATGGTTTGATCTTGGCCTAGTCTATGGTGAGAAAGAGGGTAGTCGTATTAACGATCATTATTTAACTCTCGCAGAAAAGAAAGCAGCAAGAGAGCAATCATGA
- the brxC gene encoding BREX system P-loop protein BrxC, producing MLNREIFVNDPVNSRLANNGVAQVKDDLSEGALDTLEYELRTFVCDGAYEKGMDSILFNYLSALKSRGEQPGVWISGFFGSGKSHLAKMLRTLWTNQTLNGGAKARSIADLPDGISCQLDELTSLAEVHGGLHAASGTLGAGAGDKVRMALLGIIFKSAGLPEQYHLARFVMWLKSEGVFEAVKTFIEGKGKQWEKELKNLHVSPIMHDAVMQSVPGIGSDLKDVRETLRAQYKIVDDVSNDEMVSAIVDAISENGELPLTLVVLDEVQQYIGDNVQKAFDVQEVVETCSGAGALKTKLLFVATGQSALSGMANLQRLMGRFQVPVQLEDTDVDAVIRKVILQKKESAKPAVKAVVDGNLGEISRHLRGSTIEHNKDDEQWMVPDYPLLPVRRRFWERVLPALDRTGTGSQLRNQLRVVHEALKSNAEQDLGYVVPADFLYQQISTNLLQTGVISKDIYETISRKVNSDADNKLQGRLLSLILLISKLPAEMKYGIYATVDSLSDLLLEDLVNDKHELRVRVPKMLQALEDEHLIMSRETTQGREYSLQTVESQAWYDEFRRQESDLVSNPQILEKYRSSEIQSHVRKQVLQTRITQGEIKEPRPILISFDSELPTEANQQIYAWAPVLTEKQFNDYSRGSDPDSATIFIYVPATHQSELQKAIVAFKAAENTLDIRGRANTEAGKDALQAMETRRTEAERTKKQILSEIYSQIQVRLAGGQQIEGDSLTEQIQAAGEISCKRLFPKFKLADDRGWARVFNSASQHSDPNALEQINYTGEVVKHPVCAEIHRFIGAMKTGKDIRDNFKQAPYGWSNDTIDGALYAMLTGNVLRASDTNEKVLDAKSLERSAVTKSKFRPESVTLSKVQLIKIKSVVNTLLEEACGAGEEAVKLPLAILNAKQVANSAGGSAPLPMAPSTKLLAELEMYAGNDQLLKAYEYKDQLISDFQQWKDLAHKSDMRLKQWHKINEALGYCKDLSIHTQLTEQMKAIVANRSLLEEPNPIEPLFKRAIDELRTAITAHYDKFEKEHRSCLIELQSDQTWESISKDKQESYLNKYNLLELPKLNIGDADGVFNSLDEISFNQWNDKTSALQSIFTRMLKDVIQELKPKVRYQKLDRTIIESEQDLQKWLADTEQKLRAQLANGPVMPN from the coding sequence ATGCTCAATCGTGAAATATTTGTCAACGATCCGGTAAACAGCCGTCTTGCAAACAATGGTGTTGCACAAGTTAAAGATGATCTCTCAGAGGGCGCGCTAGATACTCTGGAGTACGAACTGCGCACCTTTGTCTGTGATGGCGCTTATGAAAAAGGTATGGATAGTATCCTGTTCAACTATCTATCTGCACTCAAATCACGTGGTGAGCAGCCAGGCGTGTGGATTAGCGGCTTCTTTGGTTCAGGTAAATCCCATTTGGCTAAAATGCTAAGAACTCTATGGACAAACCAGACCCTAAACGGGGGAGCTAAAGCTCGTTCGATAGCGGATCTTCCTGATGGGATTTCTTGTCAGTTGGACGAATTAACCTCACTGGCTGAAGTCCATGGTGGCCTACATGCAGCGTCAGGAACGCTTGGCGCTGGTGCGGGTGACAAGGTGCGAATGGCATTATTGGGGATTATTTTCAAATCAGCAGGACTTCCAGAGCAATATCACCTAGCAAGATTTGTAATGTGGCTGAAATCTGAAGGCGTATTTGAAGCCGTGAAAACCTTCATTGAAGGAAAAGGGAAGCAGTGGGAGAAAGAGCTTAAAAATTTACACGTATCACCTATTATGCATGATGCTGTAATGCAATCCGTTCCCGGTATTGGCTCAGATCTTAAAGATGTACGCGAAACTTTGCGAGCGCAATACAAAATAGTAGATGACGTCAGTAATGACGAAATGGTCTCAGCTATTGTCGACGCTATTTCAGAAAACGGTGAACTGCCTTTAACATTGGTTGTTCTGGATGAGGTCCAGCAGTACATCGGTGACAATGTACAAAAAGCATTCGATGTACAAGAGGTTGTCGAAACTTGTAGTGGCGCAGGTGCGCTAAAAACAAAGCTTTTGTTTGTCGCTACTGGTCAAAGTGCACTGTCAGGAATGGCTAACCTGCAACGATTGATGGGACGTTTCCAAGTTCCCGTTCAGTTAGAAGATACTGATGTAGATGCGGTTATTCGTAAAGTTATACTGCAGAAAAAAGAATCCGCCAAACCTGCGGTGAAAGCAGTAGTTGATGGCAACCTGGGTGAAATCTCCAGGCATTTGCGTGGCAGTACTATTGAGCACAATAAAGATGACGAACAGTGGATGGTACCTGATTATCCATTACTACCCGTTCGCCGTCGCTTCTGGGAGCGCGTATTACCCGCACTTGATCGCACTGGAACAGGTTCACAGTTGCGTAACCAACTTCGTGTTGTTCATGAAGCGTTAAAATCCAACGCTGAACAAGATTTAGGTTATGTGGTTCCAGCTGATTTCCTTTACCAACAAATCTCAACAAACCTGCTACAAACAGGTGTGATCTCAAAAGACATTTACGAAACCATCAGTCGTAAAGTGAATAGTGACGCGGACAATAAGCTGCAAGGCCGTTTGCTCTCTCTAATTCTCCTGATTAGCAAACTCCCGGCTGAGATGAAGTATGGCATTTATGCAACGGTAGACAGTTTGTCGGATTTGCTTCTAGAAGATTTAGTGAACGATAAGCATGAACTGCGAGTCCGCGTTCCAAAAATGTTGCAAGCGCTCGAAGACGAACACTTGATCATGTCTCGTGAGACAACCCAAGGCCGTGAATACAGCTTGCAGACCGTCGAAAGCCAGGCTTGGTATGATGAGTTCCGTCGCCAAGAAAGTGACTTGGTAAGTAACCCTCAGATACTAGAAAAATATCGAAGCTCAGAAATTCAGAGCCATGTAAGAAAACAAGTTCTACAAACCCGTATTACACAAGGTGAGATTAAGGAACCACGCCCGATCCTAATTAGTTTTGATTCGGAGTTGCCAACTGAGGCTAATCAACAAATCTATGCTTGGGCACCAGTGCTAACCGAGAAGCAATTCAATGATTATTCGCGTGGCTCAGATCCAGATAGCGCTACTATCTTTATTTACGTTCCGGCTACACATCAAAGCGAGTTGCAAAAAGCCATCGTTGCTTTTAAGGCGGCAGAGAATACGCTAGATATTCGAGGTAGAGCGAATACCGAAGCAGGCAAAGATGCACTTCAAGCTATGGAGACGCGCCGCACTGAAGCTGAGCGAACCAAGAAGCAGATTTTGAGTGAAATTTACTCTCAAATTCAAGTCAGGTTAGCGGGAGGTCAGCAAATTGAAGGTGATTCACTAACTGAGCAGATACAAGCGGCGGGAGAGATATCGTGCAAACGTTTATTCCCTAAATTCAAGCTTGCGGATGATCGCGGATGGGCGAGGGTATTTAACAGTGCAAGTCAACACTCAGATCCTAACGCTCTTGAGCAAATTAACTATACAGGTGAAGTGGTTAAGCATCCTGTTTGTGCTGAGATACATCGTTTCATTGGCGCAATGAAAACAGGTAAAGATATTCGAGATAACTTTAAACAAGCCCCATATGGCTGGAGCAACGACACAATCGATGGTGCGCTTTATGCCATGCTTACAGGTAATGTTCTGCGCGCATCAGACACTAACGAAAAAGTGCTCGATGCAAAAAGTTTAGAGCGAAGTGCGGTCACCAAATCAAAGTTCAGACCTGAAAGTGTCACTTTATCAAAAGTGCAATTAATAAAAATCAAAAGTGTCGTTAATACTTTATTAGAAGAGGCATGCGGAGCAGGAGAAGAGGCGGTAAAACTACCCCTAGCAATTTTGAATGCTAAGCAAGTTGCTAATAGTGCAGGAGGGAGTGCCCCCTTGCCTATGGCGCCATCGACCAAACTGCTAGCAGAGCTTGAGATGTATGCGGGTAACGATCAATTGCTTAAAGCATATGAATACAAAGACCAGCTTATTAGTGATTTTCAACAGTGGAAAGACCTTGCGCACAAATCTGATATGCGATTGAAGCAATGGCATAAGATCAACGAAGCCTTGGGCTATTGTAAAGACTTGTCTATCCATACGCAGTTAACTGAACAAATGAAAGCGATTGTTGCAAACCGAAGTTTGCTAGAAGAACCTAACCCTATTGAACCTCTATTTAAAAGAGCAATAGATGAACTTCGCACTGCTATCACGGCACATTACGATAAGTTTGAGAAAGAGCACCGCAGTTGTCTTATCGAGTTACAAAGTGATCAAACTTGGGAGTCTATTTCTAAAGACAAACAAGAGAGCTATCTGAATAAGTACAACTTGTTAGAACTTCCAAAGCTCAATATAGGTGATGCGGATGGAGTATTTAACAGCTTAGATGAGATTAGTTTTAATCAGTGGAATGATAAAACATCTGCATTACAAAGTATCTTCACAAGGATGCTCAAAGACGTCATTCAAGAGCTTAAACCCAAGGTTCGTTACCAAAAGTTGGATCGGACTATTATTGAGTCTGAGCAAGACTTGCAGAAATGGCTAGCAGATACTGAGCAAAAACTTCGTGCCCAACTGGCAAATGGCCCTGTAATGCCAAACTAA